A portion of the Candidatus Nitrosotenuis aquarius genome contains these proteins:
- a CDS encoding response regulator, whose protein sequence is MFNILIAEDNDFTAKQYKTALEKRNHKVTLTKDGVECVDLYTNEVKYEELFRKTRTPPYDIVLLDHDMPRMTGAAAAKEILEQRPNQRLIFLSAYGNAIMSKLDTVREDTIQIVQKPFSLNFLIKKIEGSALRNRIINSQNGNVLTASQDAAAIR, encoded by the coding sequence ATGTTCAATATCCTGATTGCGGAGGACAATGACTTTACTGCAAAACAGTACAAAACTGCACTCGAAAAGAGAAACCACAAGGTCACATTGACTAAAGATGGGGTAGAATGCGTTGATCTGTACACAAACGAGGTAAAATACGAGGAATTGTTCCGAAAGACAAGGACTCCGCCATACGATATCGTACTACTAGACCATGACATGCCAAGAATGACAGGAGCAGCTGCTGCCAAAGAAATCCTGGAGCAAAGGCCCAATCAGAGGCTGATATTTTTGTCTGCATACGGCAATGCCATAATGAGCAAGCTGGATACCGTCAGGGAAGATACAATCCAAATAGTGCAAAAACCGTTTTCGCTCAACTTTCTGATAAAAAAGATAGAGGGCTCGGCACTACGAAACAGGATAATCAACTCTCAGAACGGCAATGTATTGACTGCATCCCAGGATGCGGCGGCAATCAGATAG